The following nucleotide sequence is from Micromonospora sp. WMMD1120.
GTGGAGACGCCGCGACCCGCGCGCCTGGCGGCGTCGAGGGCCTGCTCGGCCTGGCGCAGCCGCTGTCGGGCCGACGGGGAGTCGACGACGGCGAGCACCTGGCCGCGCCGCACCCGCTGCCCGGGTTGCACCCGCAGGCTGGCCACTGTGCCGTCGGCGGGCGCGGTCAGGGTGGCGGCGGCCCGCGCGGTGACGGTGGCCGGCGCGTCGATCACCTCGGTGACCGGGTTGCGGGCGGCCGAGGCGAGCGCGAGATCGGGCTCGTCGTCCCCGCAGGACGCGGCGGTGGTGGCGGTCAGGGCGGCGAGCGCGGTCAGGACGACGAGCAGGCGGGGCCGGCGGGTGCTGCCCGACCGAGGTGACTGAGGGCGAGGCACCCGTCGATGGTACGGCCCGGGGTCACCCCACCCCCGCGTCCCGTCAGGCGACGGTGGCGCGCACGTACGCGACGCACTCGTCGTGCAGCGTCGACCACTGCTCGCCGAACGCCTTCTCGGCAGCCACGTCGAGGCCACGACGATCGTGCACCACGGTCTTGAAGAAGGTGAGCAACCGCAGCGGCCCGTACCTGTCGACGAGGTGGCGTACGGCCAGGTAGCCGACGCCGTAGCTGCCGGCGACCCGCTCGGCGGAGGCGTCGTCGGCGGGGTTCACGCCCGCCAGCTTCCCGTCCCACCCGCCGCGGACCAGCTTGCGCACGTCGGCGATGCCCTCGTACCTGTCGACGGCCTGACCGCCGGAGCCGGCGAACTCGGCCAGCCCCTCCACCAGCCACCAGTCGTCTTTGCCCGGGTAGCCGCGCTCCGGCAGGGACGCGGCGTGGGTCAACTCGTGCCGCAGCAGGTCGTCGGTGCCGTTGCTGGTCAACCCCTCGGCGTTGAGCACCACCTCGTGGTGCCCGCCGCCCACCGTCACCGCGTAGCCGCCGGTCCACTCGGGACGCTCGCCGCCGTACCAGCGTTGCCACTCGGTCCGGCCGGCGTAGAAGATCCGGTAGCGGTCCGGGGGTGACCCGGTCACCGCGTACCCGTCGGCGACCCGCGCGGCGGCTTCGGCCTGCGTGAGCAGGCCGGGCAGCTTACCGCGCAGCGCCGGGGTGGTGGCGACGATGGTCCGCGCGCCGACGGCCACCGCCAGGTCGCTGATCTCCCACGGACGGGTGCCGGTCTCCACCGACTTGGACTCCTCCAGGGCGAGCAGCCGGGGCTGGTCGCCGCTCTCCCGCCAGCGGGTGCCGATCAGCACCGGGCTGGGCCGGCAGTTCGGTGTGACGAAGCAGTACTGGAAGCGCACCAGGAGACGCCACTCGCCGGCCTTGCCGGTGATCGGGGTGGGTAGTCCGCTCGGCTCGGCCCGCCAGCCGGTGACCCTGAGCGCGCGCAGCGCGGCGAACCGCCGACCCAGGTCCCTGTGGGCGGCGGGATCGGCGATCGCGAGGTAGCCCGCGCGGTCGCCGGCGAGGAGCGCCGACGACTGCCTCTGCAACTGGGCGGTGATCCGGTCGGACAGCGCCCGCGCCACGGCGGTCGCCGGATCGTCGGACGCCGGGGCGCCGGTCCGGCTGATGGTGGTGCGGGCGCCACCCTCCCGGATCACCTGCACCACGAGCAGCGCCGGCAGGCCACAGCCCAGCAGCACGACGACCACCACGAACACCGTCCACAGCGGCCAGAGCCGTCGCGGTGGGGGCTGCTGCACCTCGTCTGTCACCCGCCGAAGGGTACGACCAATCGGCGCGAGCGGCGAGGCCGCCCCGAGCCGATCGACCCGGCGCGGTCGCTCACCCGGCGGAGCCCGGCCAGCCGACCTCGTCGAAACGGCGTCAGCGCTCCGTCGCCGGACCGCTGACCGCCGCGATCACTTCTTGGAGACCAGGGCGCGACCGAAGAAGACGAGGTTGGCGGGGCGCTCGGCGAGCCGGCGCATCAGGTAGCCGTACCACTGGTCGCCGTACGGGACGTAGGTGCGGACCGTGTAACCCTCGCCGGCCAGCCGGGCCTGCTCCTCGGGGCGGATGCCGTAGAGCATCTGGAACTCGAAACGCTCCGGCCCCCTGTCGAACCACCGGGCCCGGTCCTCGCCGATGGCGATCATCCGGGGGTCGTGGGTGGCCAGCATCGGGTAGCCGTCGCCGGACATCAGGATGTTCATGCAGCGGACGTAGGACCGGTCCACCTCGCGGGCCGACTGGTACGCCACCGACTCCGGCTCCTTGTAGGCGCCCTTGCACAGCCGCACCCGGGAGCCGGCCGAGGCCAGCTCCCGGCAGTCCGACTCGGTCCGCCGCAGGTACGACTGGAGCACCGCGCCGGTCGACGGGAAGTCCTTGCGCAGCCGGCTCAGCACCTCCAAGGTCGAGTCGGTGGTGGTGTGGTCCTCCATGTCCAGGGTGACCGTGGTGCCCGCCGCGTCGGCCGCCGCGCAGATCGCCCGCGCGTTGTCGTACGCCAGCTGCTCGTCGAACATCTGGCCGAGGGCGGAGAGCTTCACGCTCACCTCGGCGGCCGGGGTGAGCCCTCCGGCGGCGAGCATCTTCAGCAACGTCAGGTATTCGTCGCGGGTGGCGACGGCCTGCTCGGGGGTGACGGTGTCCTCGCCGAGGTGGTCGAGGGTGACAGCGAGACCGTCGTCGACGAGCCCGCGGGTCGCGCGCAACGCGTCGTCGGTGGCGGCGCCGGCGACGAACCGGCGGACGACGTCCCGGGTGTACGGGGCAGTCGCGACGAGCCGCTCGACCTGGGATGACCGGGAGGCGGCGAGAATGACGGAACGGAGCATGAGCCGAGCGTAACGCCCCTGCCAGGACCCCCGCCGAGGGGCGGTCAGGGCTGCGGGGCTGGCGTCGATCAGCTACAACGATGCCGTGGACCAACACCCCCGCCCCCGCCGCCGGCTCCGGTCGGCCTCCGTCCAGCTCGGCGCTCTCACCGCGCTCGCGCTCGCCCTGTCCGGATGCAACATGACCTCTGACGACGACGATGACGACGACTGCGCCCTCGGGCCGGTCGGCGGCGGCGGAACCGTGGCGCTGGCGATGCGCGTCAACGATCCCGCCGCCGCTCCCCGCGCGCCGGAGTCGACCACCGCGGCGCTGCCCGAGCGCGGCGGGTTCGGCACCCACCTCGCCTCCTGCGGCGGCTGAGGTGCGTCGCGAGACGGTCACGCCCCGCGCGGACTGGGACGCCACCATCCGGGCGCAGGGCCTGGTCTACGTCGACACCGAACTGCCCGACGGCGGGATCTCCTCGTACTGGGACGAGACCGGCGCGTACGCGTTCGACCTGGACGAGGTGCTGCGGCTGGAGGAGGCCACCGAGGAGCTGCACCGGATGTCGGTGGCCGCCGCCGAGCACGTGGTGGCTCGACGTCGGTACGCCGAGTTCGGCATCCCGGAGTGGGCGGCCGAGGCGGTGGCCCGGTCGCTGCGCGAGGCGCCACCCACCCTCTACGGACGCTTCGACCTGGCGTACGACGGCACCTGGCCGCCGAAGATGCTGGAGTACAACGCGGACACCCCCACCGCGCTCGTCGAGGCGAGCATCATCCAGTGGTACTGGTTGGAGGAGACCCGGCCCGACCTGGACCAGTGGAACAGCCTGCACGAACGGCTGGTCGGCGCGTGGGCCAAGATCGGCGCCGGGTTGCACGAACCCCGGGTGCACGTGCTCTGGTCGAACGAGGAGGAGTCCGGCGAGGACCACATGACCGCCGGTTACCTCGCCGAGACCGCCCGGCAGGCCGGCCTGAGCGTGACGTTGCAGCCGATCCAGGAGATCGGCTGGGACGGCCGCCGCTTCGTGGACGCCGCCGACCAACCGGTCACCACCTGCTTCAAGCTCTATCCCTGGGAGTGGATGCTGGCCGAGCCCTACGGGCCGGCGGCGCTGGACCCGGGCACCCCGACCACCTGGATCGAGCCGGCCTGGAAGCTGCTGCTCTCCAACAAGGCGCTGCTCGCGGTCCTCTGGGAGCTGTATCCGGGCCACGAGTACCTGCTCCCGGCGTACCTGGACGCACCGCGCGGCATGCCGGAGTACGTGGCGAAGCCGCTGCTGGGGCGCGAGGGCGGTTCGGTGCGGATCGTCACCGCCGCCGAGGAGATCACCAACCCGGGGATCTACGGCGACGAGGGCTGGTGTTACCAGGAGTTCCGGGCGTTGCCGCAGTTCGCCGGCAACCACATGGTGCTGGGCAGCTGGATCGTCGACGGTGAGTCGGCCGGGGTGGGGGTGCGGGAGAGCGCGAGTCTGATCACCGACGGCTACGCGCGGTTCCTGCCGCACTACATCGACGCGCCACGCGCCCCGTGAGTCGTCTACCGTTGAGGTGTGAACTTCGACGCGTACGCCCGGACCGGCGTTGACCTGGTCAACGCCCGTCTGGACGACCTCGACGACCTGCGGGCCCTCTTCGGCGCCGACCACGCCTGGATGAGCGACGAGGTCGTGGAACGGGACGTCGCCATCTTCCGGCGGGCCCAGAAGCGGCTGCGCGACGTCTTCGAGTACGGCACCTCGGGTCGGGACGCCAAGGCGGTCGCCGAGCTGAACGCGCTGCTGGAGGCGTTCCCGGTGCAGCCGCGCATCTCCGGGCACGACTCCAGCGACTGGCACATGCACGTGACCAGCCGTGGCGCGTCGGTCAGCGCGGAATACCTGGCCGGCGCGGTCTGGGGCCTCTCGGTGTGGCTCTGCGAGTACGGCAGCGCCAGGTTCGGGGTCTGCGCCGACGAGCGGTGCGGCAACGTCTACCTGGACACGTCGTCCAACTGCTGCCGGCGCTTCTGCTCGGAGCGCTGCGCCACCCGCTCACACGTGGCGGCGCACCGTGCCCGCAAGCGGGCGGCGGTCGGCGAGCAGGTGACCGTCGCCCCGCAGCAGACCGCCGACGCGGACTCGCTCTCGCCGGTGCGCTGACCCCGACTCCGCCCCTTGTCGGGCGGGTCAGGCGTCGACCGGGGACGACGCGGTCAGGTGCTGGCGCGCGAACTCCAGCGCGGCGCGCAGGTCCGCCTCGCGCACCGCGCGACTCTTCGCGCCCCGGGTGGCGACCTCCACCGCCACCGCTCCGGTGAAGCCCCGGCCAGCCAGCGACGAGAGCAGCTCCGCGCAGGGCTGGGTGCCGCGCCCGGGCACCAGGTGCTCGTCGCGCCCCTCGCCGGTGCCGTCCCCGAGGTGCACGTGGGCCAACCCGGCGCCCATCCGGTCGGCCATCTCGAGGGGGTCGCTGTGCGACGCCGCGCAGTGCGACAGGTCCAGGGTGTACGACGGGTAGCCGGTGTCGGTGGGATCCCAACCCGGCACGTACGGAACGAACTGCCGGCCGGCCATCCGCACCGGGTACATGTTCTCCACGGCGAAGCGCAGCCCGCCGAACCGGTCGGCGACAGTGGCCAGCCCCTCGGCGAAGTTGCGCGCGTAGTCACGCTGCCAGGTGAACGGTGGGTGCACCACGACTGTCGGCGCCCCCAGCGTCTCGGCCAGCTCGGCGGCCCGGCGCAGACGCTCCCACGGGTCGGGGCTCCAGACCCGCTGGGTGACCAGCAGGCAGGGCGCGTGCACCGAGAGCACCGGCACGTCGTAGTGCGCGGCGAGGCCACGCAGGGCCCCCGCGTCCTGGCTGACCACGTCGGTCCAGACCATCACCTCGACGCCGTCGTAGCCGAGCGCCGAGGCCAGTTGGAACGCCGCGGCGGTCGGCTCGGGGAAGACCGACGAGCTGGACAGGAGCACGGGCACCGGGGAAGTCACATCAGCCAGGGTAGCCCGGCGGCGCTGTCCGCATCGTGACGAGCGCCGGCAAACAGCCCTAAACCGGTCACCCGGTCAGCGCGGTTCGAGTTGGTCGAGCCGGCGGAGGATGACCCCCTCCCGCAGCGCCCACGGGCAGATGTCCAGCGAGTCGATGTCCAGCCGGCGCAGCACCGCCTCGGCGACCACGGCGCCGGCCAGCAGTTGGTGGGCCCGACCCGCGCTGACCCCCTCCAACTCCATGAGCTGAGCCGGTGGGATGTGCCTGATGAAGCCGATGACCTGCCGCAGACCGGCGCGGGTCAGGCTGCGCCGCACCCACAGCCCGGC
It contains:
- a CDS encoding proline dehydrogenase family protein — its product is MLRSVILAASRSSQVERLVATAPYTRDVVRRFVAGAATDDALRATRGLVDDGLAVTLDHLGEDTVTPEQAVATRDEYLTLLKMLAAGGLTPAAEVSVKLSALGQMFDEQLAYDNARAICAAADAAGTTVTLDMEDHTTTDSTLEVLSRLRKDFPSTGAVLQSYLRRTESDCRELASAGSRVRLCKGAYKEPESVAYQSAREVDRSYVRCMNILMSGDGYPMLATHDPRMIAIGEDRARWFDRGPERFEFQMLYGIRPEEQARLAGEGYTVRTYVPYGDQWYGYLMRRLAERPANLVFFGRALVSKK
- a CDS encoding glutathionylspermidine synthase family protein encodes the protein MRRETVTPRADWDATIRAQGLVYVDTELPDGGISSYWDETGAYAFDLDEVLRLEEATEELHRMSVAAAEHVVARRRYAEFGIPEWAAEAVARSLREAPPTLYGRFDLAYDGTWPPKMLEYNADTPTALVEASIIQWYWLEETRPDLDQWNSLHERLVGAWAKIGAGLHEPRVHVLWSNEEESGEDHMTAGYLAETARQAGLSVTLQPIQEIGWDGRRFVDAADQPVTTCFKLYPWEWMLAEPYGPAALDPGTPTTWIEPAWKLLLSNKALLAVLWELYPGHEYLLPAYLDAPRGMPEYVAKPLLGREGGSVRIVTAAEEITNPGIYGDEGWCYQEFRALPQFAGNHMVLGSWIVDGESAGVGVRESASLITDGYARFLPHYIDAPRAP
- a CDS encoding CGNR zinc finger domain-containing protein is translated as MNFDAYARTGVDLVNARLDDLDDLRALFGADHAWMSDEVVERDVAIFRRAQKRLRDVFEYGTSGRDAKAVAELNALLEAFPVQPRISGHDSSDWHMHVTSRGASVSAEYLAGAVWGLSVWLCEYGSARFGVCADERCGNVYLDTSSNCCRRFCSERCATRSHVAAHRARKRAAVGEQVTVAPQQTADADSLSPVR
- a CDS encoding sugar phosphate isomerase/epimerase, whose protein sequence is MTSPVPVLLSSSSVFPEPTAAAFQLASALGYDGVEVMVWTDVVSQDAGALRGLAAHYDVPVLSVHAPCLLVTQRVWSPDPWERLRRAAELAETLGAPTVVVHPPFTWQRDYARNFAEGLATVADRFGGLRFAVENMYPVRMAGRQFVPYVPGWDPTDTGYPSYTLDLSHCAASHSDPLEMADRMGAGLAHVHLGDGTGEGRDEHLVPGRGTQPCAELLSSLAGRGFTGAVAVEVATRGAKSRAVREADLRAALEFARQHLTASSPVDA